The following are encoded in a window of Flavobacterium sp. WC2421 genomic DNA:
- a CDS encoding rhodanese-like domain-containing protein, producing the protein MINTLKKIFGLGPKVDYADLVKQGAVILDVRSPGEYKQGHIKGSINAPLNELNSHIAKIKKEKTIITCCASGMRSASAKSILKSNGFTTVHNGGGWSSLQSKI; encoded by the coding sequence ATGATAAACACCTTAAAAAAGATATTTGGTTTAGGACCAAAAGTAGATTACGCTGATTTAGTAAAACAAGGAGCAGTAATCCTTGACGTTCGTAGTCCCGGAGAATACAAACAAGGACATATTAAAGGCTCGATAAATGCGCCTTTGAATGAACTTAATAGCCATATTGCTAAAATCAAAAAAGAGAAAACTATTATTACTTGTTGTGCATCAGGAATGCGAAGTGCATCGGCTAAGAGTATTTTAAAATCAAACGGATTTACCACTGTTCACAATGGTGGAGGCTGGAGCAGTTTACAAAGCAAAATTTAG
- a CDS encoding rhodanese-like domain-containing protein produces MDLEKIIKENQGTIVDVRSYGEFIGGNVVGSINIVLNEIPERIEELKKLKAPLILCCASGNRSGQAQHFLSQQGIECYNGGSWLDVNYYKSK; encoded by the coding sequence ATGGACTTAGAAAAAATAATAAAAGAAAACCAAGGAACTATTGTAGATGTACGCTCCTATGGTGAATTTATAGGAGGCAATGTAGTAGGGTCTATTAACATCGTCTTAAATGAAATTCCTGAAAGAATCGAAGAGTTAAAAAAACTTAAAGCTCCGTTAATTCTATGTTGTGCCTCCGGTAATAGAAGCGGACAAGCACAGCATTTCCTTTCTCAACAAGGAATTGAATGTTACAACGGCGGTTCGTGGCTAGACGTAAACTATTATAAATCAAAATAA
- a CDS encoding ferritin-like domain-containing protein translates to MAPTTRKQEASKETMKAKANPSHGLRDLFEVGLKDIYYAEKVLSINLPKMMENASDPELKTTLKNHLKETHEHVSRLEKIFETTGIEAKAQKCDAMEGILKENDKMIKKTDHGMVRDASIIASEQKMKHYEIATYGTLHAFAKTLGENKAATLLAKTLDEAKKADAELTGIAISSINKNAFRADAISNIRA, encoded by the coding sequence ATGGCACCTACAACTAGAAAACAAGAAGCTTCAAAAGAAACAATGAAAGCAAAAGCAAATCCTTCACATGGATTAAGAGATTTATTTGAAGTTGGCTTGAAAGATATTTATTATGCAGAAAAGGTACTTAGCATTAACTTACCTAAAATGATGGAAAATGCTTCTGATCCTGAGTTAAAAACAACTTTAAAAAATCATTTAAAGGAAACACATGAACATGTTTCCAGATTAGAAAAAATATTTGAAACTACAGGAATTGAAGCAAAAGCGCAAAAATGCGATGCTATGGAAGGAATCCTAAAGGAAAATGATAAAATGATAAAAAAAACAGATCATGGTATGGTACGTGACGCTAGTATTATTGCTTCCGAACAAAAAATGAAACATTATGAAATAGCCACATATGGTACTTTACATGCTTTTGCAAAAACATTAGGAGAAAATAAAGCAGCCACTTTATTAGCCAAAACTCTCGATGAAGCAAAAAAAGCAGATGCTGAACTAACTGGCATTGCGATATCATCTATTAATAAAAATGCTTTTAGAGCTGATGCTATTTCCAACATTAGAGCATAA
- a CDS encoding DUF1003 domain-containing protein: MIKTNNWHQKHLETLEFGSRLADSVAKGMGSWKFIIVQTILVVLWMGLNLLAFVKHWDVYPFILLNLVFSTQAAYAAPIIMMSQNRQSERDRMQAQADYQTNIDAKQEIEALTLKLNNIEVDKLDKIIKLLEEMKNNSIQ, translated from the coding sequence ATGATAAAAACGAACAACTGGCATCAAAAACATCTTGAAACATTAGAATTTGGTAGCCGACTAGCTGATAGTGTAGCAAAAGGAATGGGTTCATGGAAATTTATAATTGTACAAACAATACTAGTTGTACTTTGGATGGGTCTCAATTTATTGGCTTTTGTGAAGCATTGGGATGTTTATCCTTTTATATTACTTAATCTTGTTTTTTCAACGCAAGCTGCTTATGCCGCTCCTATCATTATGATGTCTCAAAATAGACAAAGTGAAAGAGATAGAATGCAAGCCCAAGCTGATTACCAAACTAACATTGATGCTAAACAAGAAATTGAAGCATTAACCTTAAAATTAAATAATATCGAAGTAGACAAATTGGATAAAATAATTAAACTGCTTGAAGAAATGAAAAATAACTCGATACAATAG
- a CDS encoding alkene reductase yields the protein MNNSILLQPYTFNSTSFNNRMAMAPMTRSRSGNEGNLATEQMAIYYSDRADAGLLITEGTVVSTKAVGFINVPGIYSAAQTESWKQVTQAVHNKGGKIFVQLWHTGRLSHPDLHNGELPHAPSAINPEAKAFTAQGFVDTVTPKEMTVAEIKTTIEDFANGTRNAVEAGFDGVELHAANGYLFHQFFNGASNTRTDEYGGSIENRAQILFETLDALKGIIDYSKVGVRLNPSMHGVQGMTIDKETIPVHEYIVNRLNDYGLAYVHLTEPFTDVSEVPYAVTEVAKHFRPIYKGLLMINKSFTKETGNKVIEEGHADMVAFGVPFLANPDLVARFKKDAPLNTPDPSTFYTFTEKGYNDYPKMEV from the coding sequence ATGAATAATAGCATTTTATTACAACCCTATACATTCAATTCTACATCTTTTAATAACCGTATGGCTATGGCACCAATGACAAGAAGCCGGTCAGGAAACGAAGGAAACTTGGCTACGGAACAAATGGCAATATACTATTCTGATCGTGCCGATGCAGGTTTACTAATTACCGAAGGTACCGTAGTGAGTACGAAAGCAGTAGGTTTTATTAATGTTCCGGGAATTTACAGTGCAGCACAAACGGAAAGCTGGAAGCAAGTGACGCAAGCGGTTCATAATAAAGGAGGGAAAATATTTGTTCAATTATGGCATACTGGTAGGTTGTCACATCCAGATTTACATAATGGAGAATTACCTCACGCTCCCTCGGCAATTAATCCTGAGGCCAAAGCATTTACTGCTCAAGGTTTTGTAGATACCGTAACTCCAAAAGAAATGACTGTTGCCGAAATTAAAACAACTATTGAAGATTTTGCAAATGGGACTAGAAATGCCGTAGAAGCGGGTTTTGATGGTGTTGAATTACATGCAGCCAATGGGTATTTATTTCATCAGTTTTTTAATGGAGCCTCAAATACACGTACAGATGAATACGGCGGAAGTATTGAAAATAGAGCCCAAATTTTATTTGAAACCTTAGATGCCCTAAAAGGAATTATTGATTACTCTAAAGTGGGAGTTCGATTGAATCCATCTATGCACGGTGTACAAGGAATGACAATAGACAAGGAAACAATTCCTGTACATGAATATATTGTAAATCGTTTAAACGACTACGGATTAGCTTATGTGCATTTAACGGAACCTTTTACGGATGTTAGTGAAGTACCTTATGCCGTTACTGAAGTAGCCAAACATTTTAGACCTATATATAAAGGGTTGTTGATGATTAATAAAAGTTTTACTAAAGAAACAGGTAATAAAGTGATTGAAGAAGGGCATGCCGATATGGTCGCGTTTGGTGTTCCTTTTCTAGCTAATCCTGACTTAGTTGCTCGATTTAAGAAAGATGCTCCCCTGAATACTCCAGATCCAAGTACTTTTTACACTTTTACTGAAAAAGGATATAATGACTATCCTAAAATGGAAGTTTAA
- a CDS encoding Crp/Fnr family transcriptional regulator, protein MYEQLEKSIGEKVTLSTEEFELCKTFFIPKKIRKKQTLLLEGDVCTYNAFVEKGILRSYTTDEKGHENVIQFAFEGWWITDLSSFLTGGNSTYTIEALEDSELLLLTTTARESLMNAIPAFERYQRLLLQNAYIALQTRINSALTATAEEKYLKLTTYYPDIVTRIPQHMVASYLGLTPETLSRVRKQINLRK, encoded by the coding sequence ATGTACGAACAATTAGAAAAGAGTATTGGTGAAAAGGTAACACTGTCAACTGAAGAGTTTGAATTGTGTAAAACTTTTTTTATCCCAAAAAAAATCAGAAAAAAACAAACCTTACTTCTTGAAGGGGATGTTTGTACGTACAATGCCTTTGTTGAAAAAGGAATTTTAAGGTCCTATACTACTGACGAGAAAGGACATGAAAATGTGATACAGTTTGCTTTTGAAGGATGGTGGATTACCGATTTATCTAGCTTTTTAACTGGAGGAAATTCTACTTATACTATTGAAGCTTTAGAAGATTCCGAATTATTGTTATTAACCACGACAGCCAGAGAATCATTAATGAATGCGATTCCTGCTTTTGAAAGGTATCAAAGACTTTTGTTGCAAAATGCATATATCGCTTTACAAACTAGAATCAATAGTGCATTGACAGCTACGGCCGAAGAAAAATATTTAAAATTGACCACTTATTACCCTGATATTGTGACCCGTATCCCACAACATATGGTGGCCTCGTATTTAGGCCTTACTCCCGAGACATTAAGTCGAGTGAGAAAACAAATAAACCTTCGCAAATAA
- a CDS encoding RBBP9/YdeN family alpha/beta hydrolase, translating to MDFTLLIVPGLGDSGKEHWQNYWLNKFENSKKVIQKEWDNPILEDWLNGLSSSIDSIDGPIIIVAHSLAVSLVAHWSKKNTTNKIAGALLVAPADVDSPLHTPEETRNFSPIPLSKFEYPTILVTSANDPYISVEKAVFLAHQWGSTFINVGLKGHLNSESRLQYWEEGQELLNTLIIKI from the coding sequence GAGCATTGGCAAAATTATTGGCTCAACAAATTTGAAAATTCAAAAAAAGTAATTCAAAAAGAGTGGGACAATCCAATTTTAGAGGATTGGCTGAATGGCCTTTCCTCAAGTATTGATAGCATTGACGGTCCAATAATTATTGTTGCTCATAGTCTAGCCGTTTCACTTGTAGCGCATTGGTCAAAAAAGAATACTACAAATAAAATCGCTGGCGCCTTACTTGTGGCTCCTGCTGATGTAGATTCACCATTACACACACCAGAAGAAACAAGAAACTTTTCGCCAATTCCTTTATCCAAATTTGAGTACCCTACCATTCTGGTAACGAGTGCTAACGATCCCTATATTTCTGTAGAAAAAGCTGTTTTTCTTGCTCATCAATGGGGAAGTACTTTTATCAATGTGGGACTAAAAGGACACCTCAACTCTGAATCGCGATTGCAATATTGGGAAGAAGGACAAGAATTATTAAACACATTGATAATTAAAATATAA